In the genome of Malania oleifera isolate guangnan ecotype guangnan chromosome 5, ASM2987363v1, whole genome shotgun sequence, the window GCAAGTGACAAACCAGTATATCAAGATACAGAATTAGGGGTTAATCTCAAGAAAGTAAATTTTTTTCCAATGTCAGTTAAACCCAGCTTATCTGATACAGTCAATGATCTGCCTCCTAACTTTACAATGAGTTGTGACATCATAGTACTAACCATTCTCATTCAACACTTAAACCTCCTCTCTATTTCAGCCTATAATGATATAATAAATtcaagtattatcagtattaaagTTTCAGTTGTTAAATAATactgtattatatcatgcatgaaCGCATCAGGGACaattataatttagaaaaaacacacacacacacacacacacacatttagaGCAATCATGACATCTTCCAGGTAGTGCCCCCTGCCCACTCCTGTAAAAGAAAATCTGGAAATGTTACAACTTGatagaatgcagtggaaacatAGATAGAACCCCCAATAATCATACCCACTCCTTTTTTCTGCATAGTGGTGAGTGATAGACATTTCATGAGACTTGGAGCGGATGTGGTAGATAATTTgctttttgaaagaaaatattaaCCCAAATTTAACAATATGGCACATTGAATCATAATCTTCTTCCAAAACAATGAAATTATATGCAAACCAAAAAGATGGAATTTATACTTTTAATTTCTAGATGTTTTGTTGCCAATGTCAATTATCCCATCAATAATTATTATGTATTTGCATTTCTCATCGAACCTTTAATGTTGAAGCAGAGGGAAGGAAGGGAGGTTGGAGGGAGTTTGATAATACACAATGGGTTCCCTTTTCCGTAATGCCCCTAGTGCCAATTAGTGAAATCAACGGTTAAAAATCCCAGTTTCACAAGTATCTATAATCTATTCAATATAGACATCCAACATACTATTAGTCATTTAAATATCTAGATTTATGATAGACTAATAAGAGGCATTAGGGCTAGAAGTGGAAAGTCAAGGGAATTTCCAATTGTACGTCAAGGATCTATTTTGAGCCCATATCTTTTTGCATTAGTGGTGGATGAACTACTAGGAGTATCTTTTTCCATGgtttatgttgtttgcaaatgatattctCTTGATTAATGAAACTACTGGTGGAATAGAATCTACGTTACAATTATGGAGAATCTTTAGAATCTAGatgttttaggataagtagaaataagacagcatatatgaaatgtaatttcaatttCAGCCATGGAAAGAGTAAGAACAGAGAAAAGATTGAATTGgtgatcaagaaattaatagaATTAATAGATTTTGATACCTAGATCTACTAAGCTGAAGAAGAtataatacatagagttaaaggaGGTAGGGTAAAATAGATTAGTATTTTGGGCTtattgtgtgatcatagaatacccttaaattaaaaggaaagttttataggatggcaATAACATCAAAGATGccatatggatcaaaatgttggaaCAAGACAACAAATCCAAAAAGAAGTCAAAATGAGAAAGCTAAGGTCGATAAgtggtataatgttaaaagataaattaagaaacgAATAACTCATGGTAAAATATGCAGAGCGCCTATGGAAGATAAGTTGACAGAGGGActgcttagatggtttgggcacctACAAGGTAGGCTAAATAATGCAGCAATAAGGAAGAGAGAGTGAGCTAGTTAGAAGGGGTAAAGGTAGActgtagacctaaaataactcaGAATGATATAGTACTGATTTAACAGCCCTCACGTTGTTGGAGGAAATTGCCCATGAAAATGTAAATTGATCGAAAAGATTCATTtagccaaccccacctaatgggacttgaGTCTTGGTTTGTTGTTGTCTATTGCAAAGCCTTTCAACCTGAGTTCCACTATTTCTTGAAGTTGCAATGCGGTCACAgaacaaaaacttaaaaataaataaacaaaatgacaaaattttaaaaaaaggatATTGAAGCCTCAACATAACACACGCTAAATGATCTAATTGAACTACAGCATAAATCAGGGGGAAAACAGGAAGGCAAATCACAAATCCTCAACCATTAATATTGTGAATTCCACCTGTTAGATGCTGTTGTACTAATTAACGGCGTGGCATGTGCCATCCCACAGCAGCATTAAGGAAAGGCACTGGTAACCACTTCCATGCATTCTGGAGTTAAAGTCTTAGGATAGTTCTTTGTGTCCAATCAAAACTGAACTCAGCCCGCAGCCACCTGTGTTTTGCACTCATCCATTACTGAAGTCTAAGTATTCATCCATTACAGAAATCTAAGTGATTCAAACACTAATATCGTCATATGTGTTGCATGCTTCACTAATAAGTCATCCAAAACCTCAAACTTTTTAATGAGCAAAAACAGTGTCATTGCGCCTAGGGGGTCTGTCTGGAATTGTTCCTGGTTTGAACTTAGAAGCTTCATGTCTTGCCAGTTCAGGCGGCACAGGACTATTGTTCTGAATAAGCATCTGCTTGAGATCATAGAAAACATCAGAGTCCTGCAGAGTCAAGAATGTTGTGGCAACACCAGTTTTCCCAGCACGGCCAGTACGCCCAATACGATGTGTGTACATTTCAATATTCCCAGGCATATCATAGTTTATGACATGAGCCACATCAGGTATATCAATACCACGCCCAGCAACATCTGTTGCAACAAGTACATTATATCTCTTTGTCCTAAAACCTTCAAGACTAATTTCCCTCTGCTCCTGTGACTTTCCACCATGCAAAGTTGTTACACGATAACCTGCCTtatccaaaccctttgaaagaGTATCAGCAGCCTTCTTAGTGTTAATGAACACAATAGCTGTCTTATCTCCAAGTTCATCCAACAACTTCTGCAACTTATACATTTTCTCTGATTCCTTCATCATGACCACATGCTGACTAATTAAGTCAGTAGCCTTTCCAGCAGTACCAATTGTAACCACAACCGGATTTCTTAAATACTTTCTTGCAAGCCTCTCCACAGCTGGCGGCATGGTAGCACTGAACATATAAGTGGTCCTGTAAATCTTTTTCTCATCAAGCTCTTCATCTTCGTTCTCTGGTTTCAAATTGCTCGACGGCATGGCATCTAAGACGCCCACCACCTGTGGCTCAAAACCCATGTCTATCATGCGATCAGCTTCATCAAGAACAACATAATTGCACTGATTCAACACAGCATAACGCCTCTCCAGACAATCAATCAGACGTCCAGGAGTTGCAATCACAACCTCACACCCTTGTCTGATTTTAAATCCTTGTTCTTCAATTGACTGCCCACCAACAATGGAAACCACTTTGATACCCAAATAATGCGCAAACTTCACTGTCTCGTCCTCAATCTGCTGCGCAAGTTCTCGAGTGGGAGCCATAACAACAGCATAGGGTCCCTCTGCCTCGTTCTCTTCTGTCATTAGAGGGAGCCTAGAAATGTAAGTCAACATGGGAAGAACAAATGCAGCTGTCTTACCTGAACCAGTCTCCGCAATGCCAATCACATCACGCTGCTGCAGCCCCAATGGAATAGCTGCCATCTGAATTGGAGATGGTGTCTTATACCCTGCCCTCTCCACAGCCTTCAACAACTCCGTGCTCAATTTGCTCTCTACCCAACTCCTCATTGGCCGAGGAATCCTCGAGCCCTTATAAGATATGTTGAAATCCTCCCTGAAAATTCTCCAATCCCTCTCAGTCATTTCTTCAAGCTTCTTCTCAGTCCAATGTCTATCGACCCTCATATCAAAAGTATCATATAAATCAGCAGCTTCTTCTTTAAGCCGCTGAGCTGCAGCCTCCTCTGGCTTCTCCTCAACACCCTCCTTCTTCCGGATTTCCTCTCTCAATTCTTTCTCGTTTTTGGCAGCAAGCTTTTTCTGCTCCCTCCGATCCATGCCGGCACGAAAACCTCGTCCAAACAGGAGGCGAGCCTCGTGAGGGTTTTGATAGAGGGAATTCATATCGCGAGATGTGTCTTCAGTGTTCTCCCAATCGAAGGAAAAACGAAACTTCTCACTAGGTTTAATGACCCGTTTCTTGGGCTTCTTCGATCCAAGATACTGCTCTTTGATGGCATCAAGCTCTTTATCCCTCTCTCGCTCAGCTAGCTTATCCAAGCGAGCCCGCTCTCGGACCTTGGCCTCTTCTTCGCGTTCCTTTTCGCGGTTCCGCCGCTCATTATCGCGGTCACGATCGCGTTCACGGTCTCGATCGCGCTCGCGGTCCCGATCGCGAGAATATCGGTGGTGGTGGCGGACATCGAGAGCGGCAGAAGGATCAGAAGATTTGTTGGCGGAGGGCGTGCCGGAGCGGTTTGGCTGATGGAGGTGTTCGGAGTGGCGTCTTTGTTCTGCGACCTGTTCCTGGCGGCGTTGAAGGGCTAACTGCTCACGCTCAGCTTTGGAGAGGAAGACGGGCTTCGCCGTGGTAGCAGCGGCGAGACCAGTTTCGTCGGCCAATCGTTTCATGGCGCAGACAAACTGGACCACAGAACAACAGAAGACTATTGCCTTAATTCTCTCCAAGCACAAAATAAAATCTCAAGCCTTAGGAAGCACCGCCGGTCCGCCatacaggatttttttttttttttttcaattatattATAACTCCGGTCATCAACAAGCTATTGGACCTTTTGGTAcggcaccaaacctacagatCAGTGTCTTCCGTCCTACGGTCTacaggataatttttttttttttgtataaataaTGATACCACACCAACTTGGATATATTAGttcatcaataaaaatattatatatttaaacatatttTCCCTTTTAAAtgacaaaaaatataatatatgacgcggtaattttgtaaatataaaaatatggtATAGCTTGGATACATtagttaattaatataaaaattatatatttaagtatgtttttccttttaaatgagaAAGATTTAATATATGACATGATATGGGTATAGAGATACGataattttgtaaaaataaaaaatatgatgcAACTTGGATTCGTTAGTTAGTTAATATAGAAATTATATATTTAAGTATGTTCTTCCATTTAAATGAGAAAGATGTAATATACACGATTCATGAGATTGCAGGTGCACTCAAACAACATGTTTGGCTGGTTGGTTGGAGTAGAATCACAATTTCAAGCTTGATtttctttccttatttatttatgtaatATGATATTAGAATTACccataattatctcaaaatattctTGTAACTATTTACAATTATCCCAAAATACacttatactatttaattttttattatttttattattttttaaacgtTTTAAAAATAACCAGTCGTGGAGCAGTGCACTGTGTGTGTCCATGGCTAGTTATTTAGAATGAGCATTCCCCTTATTAAAGGAATGGACATTgagttttttcttattttattataaaaaagaaataaaatataaaataacaccctgattggaaaaaaaaatttcaaaataatgctcacgtaatctcgcaccTTCATGCTGCAAAATTTAAATTGATGGCCGCTCTGCCTTCGACGTGTGGCAAGGAGAGAAACAAAGGGCAAGTGATGCGTGGCGATGCTTGAGGAAATCTCGCAGCtctaagctgcgagatttgcgccTGAAATCCATCCGCgtggtgacacgtggtaaatctcgcaggatagTCCTACGAGATTTGCTTCGTCTGCTCCAACCCTTCTCGAGCTCTCTCAGAAGACAATATCGCAGAGGAAAAAAGGTTGCAGACCGTTCGAGAGCTTGCAGAGGACCGTTGGCAGGTTACCGTTCGAGGTGGCAGGTGACCGTTCAGGCGAAAGCGAGGCTATTTAAGGGCCGAAGATGGGgtatgttattttttatttagaaaaaaacgttaatatattatttaacttactgagatttattttattttgagttgGTTTTGTATCATATTTGCGTTTCGACTATTTGAGTTCGTTACTGCATctagaggaaggttagtttttttaattaataatttcattaacgTTTGTGTCTCTATTAGTATTTGTATATACTCCGTGTGCATAATGTTTTGTAGAACTTGGTATTGCTGTACACTTAGGGCCCCgtttagttcttgaaaataatttttttttccatttccagGTTTATTATTACTATCTTTAGAAATTGAATGTTTAATTTCAATTGTGTCACTTGAGTAGTTTTGAATATTTCAGTttagaaaatttatatattatttgcttAATTGATATTACTTAAGATTCTATGTTTCATAATTAAAAATCGAACCGCAACATCAAACCAAACCAAATCGAAAAATTGGTTAACCATTTCTTTGATTCAATTTTGgtcacaaaattttaatttttttcatttatcagtTTGGTTTTTATTTGACCCATTCAATGATCAcaattaaccaaaccaaaccgatataatgcatattatgtataatatcatgtaaatttttaataatttaatcttgaatattttaaattaaaaaaagtatattgatctaatatttatgctttaaattttatcttgaatattttaaatttatatattcattaatatcaaagaaaAAATACTGTTTGTAGATacaactttttattttcaaggagATCAAAATTGTTCAAAtcgaaaaagaaatttattcttTTGACATGCATATATGCAAATAAAAGGGCTATATATTTCAAGATTATCATAcattatgttgaaatataaaaggattggTTACATTAAATAAGACAATTCGCTTAAATGAAGttacttaaattttaaatatcaatatggcACCACG includes:
- the LOC131156341 gene encoding DEAD-box ATP-dependent RNA helicase 21, with translation MKRLADETGLAAATTAKPVFLSKAEREQLALQRRQEQVAEQRRHSEHLHQPNRSGTPSANKSSDPSAALDVRHHHRYSRDRDRERDRDRERDRDRDNERRNREKEREEEAKVRERARLDKLAERERDKELDAIKEQYLGSKKPKKRVIKPSEKFRFSFDWENTEDTSRDMNSLYQNPHEARLLFGRGFRAGMDRREQKKLAAKNEKELREEIRKKEGVEEKPEEAAAQRLKEEAADLYDTFDMRVDRHWTEKKLEEMTERDWRIFREDFNISYKGSRIPRPMRSWVESKLSTELLKAVERAGYKTPSPIQMAAIPLGLQQRDVIGIAETGSGKTAAFVLPMLTYISRLPLMTEENEAEGPYAVVMAPTRELAQQIEDETVKFAHYLGIKVVSIVGGQSIEEQGFKIRQGCEVVIATPGRLIDCLERRYAVLNQCNYVVLDEADRMIDMGFEPQVVGVLDAMPSSNLKPENEDEELDEKKIYRTTYMFSATMPPAVERLARKYLRNPVVVTIGTAGKATDLISQHVVMMKESEKMYKLQKLLDELGDKTAIVFINTKKAADTLSKGLDKAGYRVTTLHGGKSQEQREISLEGFRTKRYNVLVATDVAGRGIDIPDVAHVINYDMPGNIEMYTHRIGRTGRAGKTGVATTFLTLQDSDVFYDLKQMLIQNNSPVPPELARHEASKFKPGTIPDRPPRRNDTVFAH